GCCGCGAGCGAGGAGCTCGGCCAGCACGAGCCGGCCGGTGCGGCCAGTGGCGCCGAGCAGGAGGACCTCAGGAAGCGAGCGACCCGCGGCAGACATCGGCGACCCCTTCCGGCCGGGCACCAAACGCAACCACCCGCAGGACCCGGTCTTCCTTTCCCCGCTGCGCGTTCCTCAGCAGAGTGGCCCAATCGCGATCCGGCTACCGCCCCGGCTTGGAGAGAAGCGAGCCAAGCAGGCCCTCCAGCGCGTTGGTCTCCGGGACCTTCCCGTCCGTGGTCAGGTGATCGACCGCGGCTGGCAGGGGCCCGGCGAGCAGTGAACCGGCGTCCGCCAACGAAACGCCCGCCTTGCTCGCGAACTGCCGGAGAGTGTCCTGGCCAAGGACATCCGTCACCTGCGCGGCGGAGACCGGCGGGTTTGGTCCCGTCGAAATCCAGCCCGCGATCATGTCGCCAAGGCCCTTCTTCTGGAAGGCGCCCACGAGACCGCGAGCCTCCGCTGCCGCCGACCGAAACGTTCCGCGTGCTCAGGAGACCCAGCAGTGCGGTGACGATCTGGGGGTTCTTGAACACCATGGACACCAGGCCGCCGCGGCCGCTCGTATCGCCTTGCCCGCTCATCGCCTGCTTCATCAAACCTTCGAGGAATCCCATAGGTTCTACTTCTTCTGTTTCCTCAACTGCAAGTGGTCGCCCCCATTCGCATCTGGATCGCCAGGCAGCGGACTCCGCGGGGCGCAGGGTCATTGGCGTGAGAGGATAGCAGAGGCGTCCCTGTCTGGTCAGGGGCCTTGCTTCGGTGCCATGGCGGTTCCTGCGCCGCTGTCGTCGGCCGCGATCGCGTCCCGATCGACAGCCTTCTGGAGACGGCGCACTTCGAGCAGAATGGCCATGAAACGGCGTCCGAACGGCGTCAGCGCGTACTCGACTTCGACGGGCGGCTTCTCGCCGTAGACGGTGCGGCGGGCGATCCCGAAGCGCGTCATCTTCCGCAGCCGCTCGTTCATGACCTTCGCCGAAAGGCCCGGGCAGGCTCTCAGCAGGGCACTGGGCCGGGTGCAGCCGTCGGCCAGGAGCCCGAGGAGGATCACGGACCACTTGCAGCCGATGATGCTCTCCACCATGGCCGCGACGGGAATCGCCTTCGGATCTTCGTTCATCGAATGACCACTCGCCGGGGAACGGGTGAGAACCGCTGAGTACCTACCTTACCGGAAAGTGCCATCTTGGTGCAATCGCGCCGGCGATATATCCTATCGGCGCTGGCGGCAGGGAGCCGCTGCGAGCAGGACCGATCGAAACGAGAGGAACCATGACGATGAAGCAGAAGGCCGTCTTCTACCACGCCGGGTGCCCTGTGTGCGTCAGCGCCGGGCAGTCCGTGCTCGGAGCGCTGGACACGAGCCGCTTCGAAGTCGAGGTCGTTCACCTCGGTACCGCCAAGGGCCGGCTCTCCGAAGCCGAGACGCTGGGCATCAAGTCGGTCCCCGCACTGGCGCTGAACGGCCAGGTGTTCCACATCAACTTCGGGGCGAGCCTGGCCGATCTCAAGTGACGGTTGCTGAGGCGGCGGGACTTCGGCGCCTCGCGGCAGGCCAACCCGCGCCCGGGGTGGAATGGGCCCGGGCGCCGGGCAGCCAAGGTCAGCGCGATGCCTCCGGAAGGGGTGCCATGCCGCCACGATGAGGAGACGCTACCGCTCACGCTGCGCAATGCCCGTTCGATCCCCCGCGTGAGCAGCGCCGAATGCCTGGCACTTGAGAGCCTCGGCGGCGCGAGCGTTCTCGTCGCGCCTGCCCGCAAACACGAAGCCCGACGTCACGACCGATCCGTCGGGGGCTGCCCAGGTCACCTCCACCACCCGGGCACCCAGCAGCCACTTCCCGCCCCGCCACGACGATCGGCTCAGTGCCACGGCCAGGATGCTCCGGCTGGAGATGCGAATCGGCACGTGCGTCAGGGTCCTCAAGAACGAGAGGCCGTGCCCGTCGAGGACCCACTGGCCGTTGCCCCGAGCGAACAGCCCCTTGGCCGAAACGCGTCGGCCTCCCGGATCGAGCGAGGCGACGTAGTAGCCCCTTCCTTCCATGCTCCCCCTGGTATGCCGCGCGCTCACGCTCAGCCGCGGCGCGCCGCCCGCGGCCGACGCCATATCAGCGTATACGTCCATGCCGCACCCCTCTTGTCAAGCGGGATGTCTCCCGCGAGAACTTCGGCAATCGCAGCAATCGCTGCAGCTCTCTCGCATGCTGAAACAACGGCTCGAGGCGCAGCTTCACCCAATCCGTCTTCGGAGTGAGACCCGAGAACTCCTCTCTGAGCCTCTCGAGGGCTGCGATCGCGGCGGGAATGTCCTCCTCGTAGACCCTGTCCACGCTGATCCTCCACCTTGAGGTGATGGGGTTGGCTCCGGGGTGCGGGAGCGTGTCCGGTTCAGCGCCGGTTAGGTGGCGCCGCTTGTTACGAGTTGGACAACATGTCGTGCTCGTTCTGCTCGATCCAGCCGTGCCACTTCGTAGATGCTGTATCCACACAGACGGTACCACCAGACGAGCTGCTCATGAACCCGCGCCGCGTGCTCGAACGAGTGATCGCGCTCCGCGTCGGTGCAGTAGATCTCGGGCCAGTGTGGCAACGCGAGAACCGTACGATGGAAGTCGTACTTGCTTAGCAGCCCGTGGCAGAAAAGGGTCTGCAGCAACTCCAGCCGGCGATCGGCCGGAGCGGTGCTGAGTTGCGTGCAGGCAGCCGGAGCCGATTCAGCAGCGGATACAGGCGAGAATGAGCATTCGCAGTGGAGCGGCGGCGATCCAGCGAGACCCTCAAGGCCGCAGCGCGGCCTCCGGCCGTCCTCGGCTTGCCGCTGCCCAGCAGCCGGCGCAGCAGCAGCCCCAGATTGAAGCCCGCCACATGGATCAGCTGCCGTTTGAGCGCGTTCTCCAAGCCGCGCAGGTGGAGTCGCCGCAAGCCACCCGTCTCGTAGCAGTGCGCGAAGGGGCGCTCGAGGTATTCGCCGCGCTTATGCAGGAGCTGCTTCCCACGCTCTCCCCGGATCCGCCGGCGGTTCGCGTGCACGGCCCGTTGCGCTGCCACTTGTCCCGTCCAGTGCCGGCGGCCGCGAGCAGGCTCGCTGCAGCAGCTGCGTATCCCCAGCGCCTCGGTGAGCATCACCGTCGCGTTGCTGTGGTAGCCCTTGTCCATGACCAGCCGCGCTACCAGGTGCGCCGACACCGGCGATCCCTCGTCTTGCGCCAGCATCGCCGGGTGCTCCAGCGTCTGGCCCAAGGTTTCCGGCAGGCTCGCGCTGTCGCCGCGGTCTCCCGGCTGCAGCGTCACCGCCAGCACCGCCTCCGTCTCCAGATCCACCGCGTGCTCGGCCTTGTGCGCCAGGTGCGTCCGCCCATCCTTCAGCTTCGTGATCCGCGCGTCCGGATCGTGCGGGTTCTGCCAGTCGTCGTTCGAGGCCTTGCCCTTGCGGCGCCGGTCCAGCCGCGCCAACGCGGCCCGCGTCGGCGTCCGGATCCCCGAGGCCGCCGCCAGCCCCTGCAGGTACTCCGTGTACCCCTCGCCCGTGTCCCGGCGCACCAGGCTCCGCAGCGCGGCGTTCGCTTCCAGCGTCGTCGCGTCGATCCCGATCGCCCCGCCCCGCACCAGCCCGGCCTCCGCCAGCCGCTTCAGCTCCCAGGCGAAGACCGCCTGGTGCGTCTCTACTGCGATCAGGCGTCGATTGCGGCTGAGCGTCGAGTGGTCCGGCGTCGTCTCCGTTAGTGCGTAACCGCAGAAGGCCCGCAGCGAGAGCGAGTCCGCGAGACGCCAGGCGATGCCCCGCTCCGAGTCGATGCCCTCGAAGTAGCCGACCGGCAGCAGGCGAAAGTAGATGGCCGGTGGCAGTGAGGGGCGCCCCAGCCGCTCGGCATAGAAGGCACGGCACTCGCCCTCGACGAAGCCACCGAAGTCCTG
This window of the bacterium genome carries:
- a CDS encoding DUF937 domain-containing protein; its protein translation is MGAFQKKGLGDMIAGWISTGPNPPVSAAQVTDVLGQDTLRQFASKAGVSLADAGSLLAGPLPAAVDHLTTDGKVPETNALEGLLGSLLSKPGR
- a CDS encoding helix-turn-helix transcriptional regulator, which produces MNEDPKAIPVAAMVESIIGCKWSVILLGLLADGCTRPSALLRACPGLSAKVMNERLRKMTRFGIARRTVYGEKPPVEVEYALTPFGRRFMAILLEVRRLQKAVDRDAIAADDSGAGTAMAPKQGP
- a CDS encoding conjugal transfer protein TraF, which produces MKQKAVFYHAGCPVCVSAGQSVLGALDTSRFEVEVVHLGTAKGRLSEAETLGIKSVPALALNGQVFHINFGASLADLK
- a CDS encoding transposase, whose protein sequence is MAMGKRRRERQGEIWLPAAAIALVPGHPFYERLNALLGPQDFGGFVEGECRAFYAERLGRPSLPPAIYFRLLPVGYFEGIDSERGIAWRLADSLSLRAFCGYALTETTPDHSTLSRNRRLIAVETHQAVFAWELKRLAEAGLVRGGAIGIDATTLEANAALRSLVRRDTGEGYTEYLQGLAAASGIRTPTRAALARLDRRRKGKASNDDWQNPHDPDARITKLKDGRTHLAHKAEHAVDLETEAVLAVTLQPGDRGDSASLPETLGQTLEHPAMLAQDEGSPVSAHLVARLVMDKGYHSNATVMLTEALGIRSCCSEPARGRRHWTGQVAAQRAVHANRRRIRGERGKQLLHKRGEYLERPFAHCYETGGLRRLHLRGLENALKRQLIHVAGFNLGLLLRRLLGSGKPRTAGGRAAALRVSLDRRRSTANAHSRLYPLLNRLRLPARNSAPLRPIAGWSCCRPFSATGC